A region from the Oceanidesulfovibrio marinus genome encodes:
- a CDS encoding LexA family transcriptional regulator — translation MQTPYDAETGAAAIIGRMMEASGKNTQKELAVALETIPSTISAWKARGAVPMEWVYRASHLFKVAPEWLTTGETPGKQEQRPDEPGITVLDITGAAVSVRITLPADQQLIGIVYSESGTMKLREYVCRPVVRPWLNEYGEMVPDLGSVPYVMRRVAADSLGDWLSMVCFRAGESLGPILPGDWLLVDTSQTEPVASRFYMIAVGGRLVIRRFEVSAEGGIFVTDREDTPTIHESDAIILGIVLERAGPIYGPQS, via the coding sequence ATGCAAACTCCATATGACGCTGAAACAGGCGCTGCTGCGATCATCGGGCGTATGATGGAGGCGTCGGGAAAGAATACGCAGAAAGAGCTCGCGGTTGCACTGGAGACAATCCCTTCGACCATCAGTGCCTGGAAGGCGCGCGGGGCAGTTCCCATGGAGTGGGTCTACCGGGCATCCCATCTGTTCAAGGTAGCTCCGGAATGGCTTACCACCGGGGAAACTCCCGGGAAACAGGAGCAGCGTCCGGACGAGCCCGGCATCACGGTGCTCGACATCACCGGAGCGGCGGTGTCGGTGCGCATCACGTTGCCGGCGGATCAGCAGCTCATCGGCATTGTGTATTCGGAAAGCGGCACCATGAAGCTGCGGGAGTATGTCTGCCGCCCAGTGGTTCGCCCCTGGCTGAACGAGTACGGCGAGATGGTGCCGGATCTGGGCTCCGTGCCTTATGTTATGCGCAGAGTTGCCGCGGATAGCCTGGGGGACTGGCTCTCTATGGTCTGCTTTCGGGCGGGAGAAAGCCTCGGGCCCATTCTGCCCGGAGACTGGCTGCTCGTGGATACCAGCCAGACTGAGCCCGTCGCCTCAAGGTTTTACATGATCGCCGTTGGCGGACGCCTGGTCATCCGGCGGTTCGAAGTATCTGCAGAAGGCGGCATCTTTGTTACGGACCGGGAAGATACACCGACCATCCACGAGAGCGATGCCATCATCCTGGGTATTGTCCTGGAAAGGGCCGGTCCGATCTACGGTCCACAAAGTTGA